The Pseudodesulfovibrio sediminis genome includes the window TATGCCGATTCATGGGGTATTGAAGCCACATGGGCTGAACCAACCCCTGACGACGAGGACGCATTACGCGCAGCCGTCATGAAAGGGCTTGCAGACGGCAACCACATCGTCATCGTGGGCGCCGGCTCCAGCGCAGGCAGCAAGGACTACTCCAAGAAGGTCTTCAAATCCATCGGCACTGTGCTGGTTCACGGCATTTCCATCATGCCGGGCAAGCCCACACTGGTAGCCATTTCCGATGAGCGGAGCGGCTATCCGGGCCGTCTGCTGGTGGGAGCACCGGGCTATCCGGTCTCCGCCATCATCTGCCACGAAAAAATCCTCGGCCCCATCGCACACTGGCTCATGGGCAAAAGCGTGCCTGACCGCCGAGAGGTCGATATCACCCTGGCCCGCAAGACGCCTTCCAAGCCGGGCATGCGCGAGGCTATTCGCCTGGCAGCCGGTCGCATAGGCGACCGCATCATCGGCGCACCCATGGCGCGTGGGGCAGGCATGATCACGACCATGACCAAGGCACAGGCCGTGACCTTCATCCCCAGAGAATCCGAAGGCGTTGAGCAGGGCGAAACGGTCCGCGCCGAACTGATGGTGCCGGAGAGCGACCTTGATCGTGTCCTGATCCATGTAGGCAGTCACGACAACACGCTGGATTTACTTGCCAACGAACTCATGGGATTGGAAAAGAACCCGCTGCGTCTGGTGTCCAGCCACGCCGGTTCCATGGGGGGACTGACCGCGCTGAAAGCCGGGTCCGCCCTGTTTGCCGGCGCACACCTGTTTGACCCGGAAAGCGGTGATTTCAACTTCCCGTTCATTGACCGGTATCTGCCCAACATGGACGTGACCGTCATCAACCTGGCCATCAGGCATCAGGGATTGATCGTGGCCAAAGGCAACCCGCTGGACATACAGGGCGTGGACGACCTGACCCGTGAAGATGTCCTGTTCATCAACAGGCAACGAGGCGCAGGCACCCGCATTCTCCTTGATCACCACCTGAAACAGGCCGACATCAACCCCCGCGACGTGCAGGGATACGAGAATGAGGAATTCACACACATGGCCGTGGCCGTGAACGTGCTCACCGGGGCCGCTTCGTGTGGACTGGGCATCTATGCCGCAGCACAGGCTCTGGACATCGACTTCGTGCCTTTGGCTCATGAGCGGTATGATCTGGTTATCCCCACAAGTCACTTGCAGGAGGAACGAATCCAGACTCTGCTCGCAACCATCCGCTCGGATGAAGTCAAAACCAAGATCAGCACTCTCGGTGGATATGAAACGGATTTGACCGGTCAGGAGATGAAACCGGGTGTGGGATTGGGATAGGCTGACTACAAAAAGGTAGCCTTTACGCCCTCTTCCTTGAGGCGAACATCCTGCGCCTTGGGGCCGGTCTCTTCATCCACAACGGTAAAGGTAACAAGTTCGCCGGCTTCGAGCGTCTGGAATCCGTCTCGGATGATCTCTGTATAATGGACAAATATGTCCCTACCTTTCTCATCTGAGATGAAACCGAATCCCTTCTGCTCGTTGAACCAGGTCACTTCGCCTTTTTTACGCATTGCTTCCTCCGGATAAAGACAAATCTGGAAAAAGAATACCCGTTGACCGGGGTATTGGCAATGCGTGGAGCGCATTAAAAGTCATGGACCGCATCACACCTTATTCGCCTTGGGGACGCTCGTCTTCAGGGGCCTCGTCTTCGACAGATTCGCCGTCGAATCCTTCGCCCTCAATCTTTTTGGCCTCTTTGCGCTGCTTTTTTTCTTCTTTTTTCTTTTTCTTAGCCAATTCTTTCTGACGCTTTGCAAACTTGTAATTGGGCTTTGCCAATGCAAACTCCTTATTAAACGGTGTCCGTGTCTGAAAAACAGAGACGAAAAAACCCGCCTCTCCCTAAAGAGAGACGGGCACTCATTGCCAGCTTACGCTTTATGGCGAGAACTACCAGCGGGGGCGTTCTACACGGGGCTTAGCTTCGTTGACCTTGATATTGCGACCGCCGAAATCCTTGCCGTCCAGAGCTTCGATAGCTTCCAGAGCTGCGGAATCGTCGTCCATTTCAACAAAACCAAAACCACGGGGGCGGCCGGTTTCGCGATCTTCGATCAATTTGACAGTGGAAACCTGACCGTATGCTTCGAAAGCTGCACGGACTTCGTCTTCAGTAGAGGACCAGGGAAGGTTACCAACGTAAATGTTTTTAGCCATTATAAACTCCTAAAAATGAATGAGAACTGACGCTGTGCGCCAGAGTAAAAATAAAAGAAGCAGTGTACACGATGCGCACACTGCTCCTCGATATACCTGTTTCGTTTCAACCAGCACCGGCCAACATAAGGACCGCGCCCCTTGGGCACCGCTGGTACATTGAAAGGCACCATTTGCTATTTGTCGAAAAAAGTCAAGCCATTTTACGAATAAAAAACCAAATCATTTCAACGTTAATCAGTCTGAATACAAACTACCCCATTACCAGTGCCATTTCATATTCGTCTCGCGTACCGCAGAATCGCTGCCGCCCTTCCTCCAGAACAAGGACCCTATTCACAGCAGCAAACCGGTCCTCTACATGGTGTGTCACCAGAATAATGGGTATGCCCGAATCAGCCAGACTCTGCATGAGTCCCTGCATGAACACACGCGAAGACGCATCCAGCCCGGACAGCGGTTCGTCGAGCAAAAGCAGATCAGGTCCCGGAGCCATGGCCCGGGCCAGAAAGACGCGCCGTTGCTGTCCATAGGACATATGTCGGAGCCTGCGTGTTCCCAGATCGCCCAGACCGACTCGCTCCAACCATTGTGCGGCACCGATCTTTTCCTCGCTGGTGGGTTCATCAAGCATGCCCACAGACCCGCGATACCCGGACATAACCGTCTCTTCGGCCGTGACCTCCCAGCCAAGCTCTCTGGCATAGCTGGCCTGCAAATCAGGAGAGACAACGCCTATGCGCGGCCGGGCGCGATCCATGGTCACGCCGCCCAGCCTCTCGATGACGCCCACGCCGTCATCATCGGCATAAGGGGAGATTTCACTGACAATCAGCTTGAGCAGCGTTGACTTGCCCGCGCCATTATCACCCAGCACAGCCCAGTTTTCCCCAGGCAGCACCTGCCAGTTGATATCGTGCAGAATGCGCACGCCGTCCGTAACCACCGAGACGTGTCGCATCCGTAAAAGATACTCCATCTCCACAGGCGAGGTCGCAGGGATATCACAGGCCACGCGCTCCGGCGCAACGACCGACAACTCTTCCAGCGCCACATCCCGCTGCCCCGACACCGTGATCCGACCGTCCTTCAGCACCACGGCATTTCCAATGCAGTCCGGTATGTCACCGATTCTGTGCGCGGTATGAACCAGCGTGGTCCGATCCCCGGCCTTGTCCAGCAAGGAGAGGACCTCGGCACGGGAGAGAACATCCAGCCCGTCCAACGACTCGTCCAGCAGAAGAATGACAGGATTGGGCACCAACCCGCGAGCCAACAGCACCTTGCGCACCTGCCCGGTGGACATGGTCCCCATCTCGCTCTCGGCCAGATCATGTATTCCGAAAAGCTCGATGACTTCGTCCGCAGCCCGCTCCTGCTCGGCTGAGGGCACATCATAAAGGATAGGCGTGTCAAAGAATCCGGCCAGAATG containing:
- a CDS encoding molybdopterin biosynthesis protein codes for the protein MSERNIYLETILPEEAVSLAKHALKREPLMDTETLPTHLAAGRVTVEPIYARYSSPTFHAAAMDGIAVLSASTFAAREDQPLELSHGDGFLFVNTGNPLPEGMDAVIMIENVVQKDEVTVHIDSPAFPWQHVRRIGEDIVATELLISQNRELTPADIGALLSAGIYEIKVREKVRATFLPTGDEVMNFLDKPEPKAGQVIESNSQVFKAYADSWGIEATWAEPTPDDEDALRAAVMKGLADGNHIVIVGAGSSAGSKDYSKKVFKSIGTVLVHGISIMPGKPTLVAISDERSGYPGRLLVGAPGYPVSAIICHEKILGPIAHWLMGKSVPDRREVDITLARKTPSKPGMREAIRLAAGRIGDRIIGAPMARGAGMITTMTKAQAVTFIPRESEGVEQGETVRAELMVPESDLDRVLIHVGSHDNTLDLLANELMGLEKNPLRLVSSHAGSMGGLTALKAGSALFAGAHLFDPESGDFNFPFIDRYLPNMDVTVINLAIRHQGLIVAKGNPLDIQGVDDLTREDVLFINRQRGAGTRILLDHHLKQADINPRDVQGYENEEFTHMAVAVNVLTGAASCGLGIYAAAQALDIDFVPLAHERYDLVIPTSHLQEERIQTLLATIRSDEVKTKISTLGGYETDLTGQEMKPGVGLG
- a CDS encoding cold-shock protein; the encoded protein is MRKKGEVTWFNEQKGFGFISDEKGRDIFVHYTEIIRDGFQTLEAGELVTFTVVDEETGPKAQDVRLKEEGVKATFL
- a CDS encoding RNA recognition motif domain-containing protein — its product is MAKNIYVGNLPWSSTEDEVRAAFEAYGQVSTVKLIEDRETGRPRGFGFVEMDDDSAALEAIEALDGKDFGGRNIKVNEAKPRVERPRW
- a CDS encoding ABC transporter ATP-binding protein; translation: MQPLISLTNVSVTRDGRRLLGPLSFTLEAGRHVALAGSNGAGKTTFLRVLHGDILPDGGGQRVYDFGNGPQRTVLGLRQRIGLVSADMQDFYFLHTPHISGRNVILAGFFDTPILYDVPSAEQERAADEVIELFGIHDLAESEMGTMSTGQVRKVLLARGLVPNPVILLLDESLDGLDVLSRAEVLSLLDKAGDRTTLVHTAHRIGDIPDCIGNAVVLKDGRITVSGQRDVALEELSVVAPERVACDIPATSPVEMEYLLRMRHVSVVTDGVRILHDINWQVLPGENWAVLGDNGAGKSTLLKLIVSEISPYADDDGVGVIERLGGVTMDRARPRIGVVSPDLQASYARELGWEVTAEETVMSGYRGSVGMLDEPTSEEKIGAAQWLERVGLGDLGTRRLRHMSYGQQRRVFLARAMAPGPDLLLLDEPLSGLDASSRVFMQGLMQSLADSGIPIILVTHHVEDRFAAVNRVLVLEEGRQRFCGTRDEYEMALVMG